One genomic segment of Actinomycetota bacterium includes these proteins:
- a CDS encoding helix-turn-helix domain-containing protein: MSSRLLTTEEVARILVVPVSTLYGWRYKGTGPKGFRVGKHVRYRMVDVAEWLQRMNS; this comes from the coding sequence ATCTCGTCACGGCTGCTCACTACCGAGGAGGTCGCCCGCATCCTCGTCGTCCCGGTCAGCACGCTCTACGGGTGGCGCTATAAGGGCACTGGGCCAAAGGGCTTCCGGGTAGGGAAGCACGTTCGCTACCGGATGGTGGACGTAGCCGAATGGCTGCAGCGGATGAACTCGTGA
- a CDS encoding nuclear transport factor 2 family protein — protein MAAADLATIFEIFDANVEVRQTPELPWGGEFHGHDGVGEFFGKLISHISSKVTLEVVFPAGEKVVQVGRTAGTVKATGRAFDIDEVHILTIRDNKVVRFEAHIDTPAMLATLGIGATHAGPGQSGEDRQGIEP, from the coding sequence ATGGCCGCCGCCGATCTCGCCACGATCTTTGAGATTTTCGATGCCAACGTCGAGGTAAGGCAGACGCCGGAACTGCCGTGGGGTGGCGAGTTTCACGGTCACGATGGGGTTGGCGAGTTTTTCGGGAAGCTCATAAGCCACATCAGCTCGAAGGTCACGCTCGAGGTCGTCTTCCCGGCAGGGGAGAAGGTCGTCCAGGTCGGACGCACGGCCGGCACGGTAAAGGCGACCGGCCGTGCATTCGACATCGACGAAGTTCACATCCTGACGATCCGCGACAACAAGGTCGTTCGGTTCGAAGCGCACATCGACACCCCCGCGATGCTCGCGACCCTGGGCATCGGGGCGACTCATGCCGGACCAGGACAGAGCGGCGAGGATCGCCAGGGAATCGAACCCTGA
- a CDS encoding DUF433 domain-containing protein — translation MREAAKHVRAVRKMLERTDATLRTVRSTRYSIYLDDAVEDLESPQMAFAAVVPLLSEFDLMAPLDQTGLKHVWGPDLVRPTTQTAISPWVLAGEPCIRSTRLPTSTLFSLSHERGLLPTDIGKLYEGVSESAIVEAIDLEKKMRSHEPVAA, via the coding sequence GTGAGAGAAGCTGCCAAACACGTCAGAGCAGTAAGAAAAATGCTTGAACGGACCGATGCCACTCTGAGGACTGTCCGGAGTACGCGCTACTCGATTTACCTCGACGACGCGGTGGAGGATCTTGAATCGCCGCAAATGGCCTTTGCTGCTGTCGTTCCTCTGCTCTCAGAATTCGACCTCATGGCACCTTTGGATCAGACCGGGCTGAAACATGTTTGGGGACCAGACTTGGTTCGACCTACCACCCAGACAGCCATCTCTCCTTGGGTGCTAGCAGGTGAGCCTTGTATCCGGAGTACGAGGCTTCCCACATCGACGCTCTTTTCCCTAAGCCACGAACGTGGCCTACTCCCCACCGATATAGGTAAGCTCTACGAAGGTGTTTCTGAGTCCGCGATCGTCGAAGCAATCGACCTAGAGAAAAAGATGCGGAGTCACGAACCGGTCGCTGCATAG